Part of the Streptomyces sp. NBC_01471 genome is shown below.
GGCACCCGACGACTGGCAGCGCTGGGGCAGCACCGCCGGCATCCCCGACGACGCGCTGGCCCGGCTGACGCGCCTGGCCGCCCCGCACCCCAGGGGCACCCTCAGGCAGCCACTCCGGCTGACCGGCGGGACAGCCGAGCTGGCGACGACCGGGGTCCTGTGCACCGGGAACGGGTCGAGCATCGCCACGGTCGAGGCCTTCGTGGGGCTCGGCGACCCCCGGTTCCAGAGGCTCGTCGACCGCCGCGTGACCTTCTTCGAACTCGACACCGGGCACTGGCCGATGCTCTCCGCCCCGGACGAGCTCGCCACCGTCCTGCTCAAGGCCGCTGCGGGGGGCGGATACCGGCTGGACCCCGCGGCGGGCGAGCGGCCGACGCATCTGCGGCCGTTCCTCCTCGACGTGCCGGAGCAGCCGCGCGAACGCACAGGACACGTCGACCTCCACCTGCCCGAAGCGGACGGCCCCCGCCCCGCGGTGGTGTTCGTGCACGGCGGTCCCGTGCCCGCCGGCGTGGCGCCGACTCCGCGCGACTGGCCGGCCTTCATCGGCTACGGCCGGTACGTGGCGAGCCTGGGCGCCGTCGGCGTGACGGTGGACCACCGGCTGCACGACGTCGGCGACTTCGAGCGGGCCGCCGAGGACGTCGCTGCGGCAGTCGAACGGGTCCGCGCCGACCCGCGCGTCGACCCGGACCGCGTCGCGCTCTGGTTCTTCTCCGCCGGCGGGCTGATCTCGGCGGACTGGATCGCGGCGCCCCCGCCGTGGCTGCGCTGCGTGGCCGCTTCGTACCCGGTCCTCGCCCCGCTGGCGAACTGGGGCCTGACCGACACCCGCTTCAGGCCCGCGGCCGCGCTGCGCACCGCCGGTGCGCTGCCGATCGTGCTGACCCGGGTGGGGCGGGAGCGCGTCGAGATCGCGGCGACCGTTGAGGAGTTCCTCACCGCCGCGGCGGCCCACGGACGGGACATCGAGGTGATCGACGTACCGGAGGGCCTGCACGGCTTCGAGACGACGGACCCCACCGAGGAGAACCGTCAGGCCGTGCACGACGCGGTGCGCTCCGTCCTCACCCACCTCGAAGCCTGACGCGTCCGTGTTCATGCCCGCCAGGACGGAATCCGCCGGGGACATCCGGGTCACCCTCGTCTCTCCGGGCGTGACCGAGTCCGAACTCGCCGACACCACCGACCGCCGCTGACTACAGCCGCCCGGTGCGAGACTGCGGGACCCGGGCGCACAGCAGCTCGGTCGAGACTGCCCAGAGGCGCTCGGCGGTGGCGGGATCGAGCGCCCATTCCTTGACACCGTGGGGGTGCTGCGCGAGGTCGGCGTCGCTCGGCACGGTGTATGCCTCTTGTGTGTCATCGAGGTAGTGGCCGCCGGAGTGGGCGAAGGCCGGGGAGACGGCCGCGACGATGCTGGTCGCGGCCCCCTGCTCAACCGTCTTGTACGTGAAGACGCCGGCGGCCTCGGCCGCGTCGAGCGACTGCCTCTGCCGTGAGGTGAAATTCCGTTGGAGACCTGTGGCGACGCCACCGGGGTTCACGGCGTTGGCAACGATCCCATCCGGTGCCCACAGGCGGGTGGCCTCGACCGCGAACAGGGAATTCGCTGTCTTCGACTGAGCGTAGGCGACCTGCGGGTCGTAGCTGCGGTGCTCGAAGTGAAGGTCGTCGAAGTCGATGCCTGAACGCATGTGCGCCGTCGAACTCACCGAGACGATCCGAGCGCCGTCGCGGTCGGACGCTCCCCGGGCCAGGGCGCCGTGCAGGCCGGTGGCGAGGGCGAAATGGCCGAGATGGTTTGTTGCGAATTGCAACTCCCAGCCCTCACCGGTTCGTTCGAGGCCACCGGTGACAACCCCTGCGTTGTTGATCAGTAGGTGCAGCGGGCCACGCCACGCGGTGACGAATCGCGCGACGGTCGTCCTGTCCGCGAGGTCAAGCCGGGCGACCTGGGGCCGCGCTCTTCCGGTGGACGTCCCGATTGCCTCAGCGACCGTGTCGCCCGCAGCCATGTTCCGTACGGCGAGGGTGACTTCTGCACCGGCAGCGGTCAACGCCCGAGCGGTCTCGGTCCCGATTCCGGAGGAACCCCCCGTCACGATCGCGCGGACGCCGGTCAGATCGAGGTCTCGCAGCACGTCGGCTGCGGTACTGGCGGCGGTGAAGGGCGTGGAGATGAGCACAGACTCAGCCATGGCCCGGACTATACACACCAGACTCTATTTGTATAGTCCGAATACTCCTCGTATGCTCGGTCCATGAGTAGTCCCGATGTCGGCCGCCCGGCCCCGACGGTCGTCGACACCAGTCGGCGGGCCACGGTTCTGGACGCCGCCCTGACCACGTTCGCGCGATTCGGTTACAGGAAGACCTCGATGGAGGAGGTGGCGCAGGCGGCGCACATCTCCAGGCCGGGGCTCTACTTCCTCTTCTCCTCGAAAGAGGTCCTGTTCCGTGCCGCGGTCACGCAGGTCCTGGAACACGACATCGCAACGGTCGAACACGTCCTGGCCGACACCGGACGCCCCCTGCCAGAGCGTCTCGTCGAAGCGTTCGACCAATGGGCGGGCCGCTACACCGGCCCATTGACACGCAATGTCACGGAGGTCATCGAAGCCAACCCCGGTCTTCTCGGCGAGATCGTCGAGACCGCGCCACGGCGTTTCGAGGAGCTGATCACTGATGCGATCGCCGTGGAGTCGGGGCGGGAGGCGGCGCTTGCCGTCGCGCGGACGATGATCAGCGCATCGATCGGCCTCAAGCATCAGGCGCCGTCACGGGAGTTCTTCCTCGAACGACTGAAGGTCGCCATTGATCTCTTGGCGCGCTGAGCAGACCCGGCTGTCGTCCGCAGCGCGATTGCTCCACCAGATCGAGCCAGTTCGAGCCAGGTCCAGCCAGGTCCAGGCCGTGGCAGATGGCCACGACGGCCACGGAAAAGCCCCGAGAGGGCTGTGTGGGACGGCGCTCAGGGGCACATGTCCGGAAGCAACAACTACCGTTCGGTGCGCTCGGATCCGAAGGTGATCGCGACGGCACGGAACGCGGTCGCTTCCCTGTGCCTTTTCCCGCTGCCCGAACAACGCTAGCGTCCAGTCTCATGATCGTATGGCTCAACGGTACCCATGGCGCCGGCAAGACGACGACCGGTGCGCTCGTGCAGCAGCTGATCCCGGATTCACGGGTGTTCGACGCCGAGAAGGTCGGCGAGACACTCATGGACATCACGCCGGCGCTGCCCTGGACGGGCAACTTCCAGCACTGGCCGCCGTGGCGGCCGCTCGTGGTCGAGACCGCCCGGCACGTACTCGACTACACCGGCGGCACTCTGGTGATGCCCATGACCGTCCTGGTCGAGCAGTACTGGCGCGAGATCAGCACGGGCCTCGCCCACCATGGCATTCCGGTCCGGCACTTCGTCCTCCATGCCGACCAGGACACCCTCCGCGGACGCATCGCGGGCGACACGGTCCTCGGCCCCGACTCCCCGTTCCGTCTCCAGTACCTTGAGCCCTACGCCGAGGCGGCGCGCACATGGCTGCACGCCGAGGCCGAGGTCGTCGACACCACACACCTCACACCTGCCCAGGCCGCCCTGCAGATCGCGGAAGCCGTCAAGAGTTGAAAGACGAGCTGCCGGCGTCACGCCTCGCCTGTCGTGACTGAGCACGCGCTTCACGTGGCGGTCAGCCGGGCATCTCAGCCGGCCCAGAAGTCCGGGTTGCGGCCACTGGCCGGGCAGGCCGTTCCCGTGGCTCGTCGCGGATTCGCTCTGCCCTCGGCGAAGCAGGGGTGTGCGGAGCCACAGTCCGTGTTTGAGTCTGCTGATGGAGATCCTGGTACTGGGTGGGACAGCGTGGGTGGGCCGCGAGATTTCGCGGCAGGCACTGGAACGCGGGCATCGCGTGACCTGCCTGGCCCGTGGTGAGAGCGGCGAAGTGGCAGAGGGCGCGGCCTTGGTCGCCGCGGACAGACGCGACCCGTCGGCGTACGAGAGCCTGGCGGGCCGCGACTGGGACGCCGTGCTCGAAGTGTCGTGGCAGCCGGCGTTCGTCCGCGAGGCCCTGGCGGTCCTCGGTGAGCGAACGGCCCACTGGTCCTACGTGTCCTCGACCAGCGCGTACGCCACGCATGCGCAGCCGGACGCGGACGAGTCGGCCGAACTGCTCCCCGCGACCGAGCGGGACGAGGTCGGTCGCGAGGAGTACGGAGAGGCCAAGGTG
Proteins encoded:
- a CDS encoding dienelactone hydrolase family protein; its protein translation is MAAFILVSGTYTGGWVWQQLADRMRESGAEVHPATLTGLGDRRHLAGPGTDLETHIQDLVELIDHVDTQDVVIVGHDYGIHPVLGAADRRPDRIGRIVHLDTGIPQDGEPALSLVPDPKLRELLLGGSAPAGADAAGADWRVPVPAPDDWQRWGSTAGIPDDALARLTRLAAPHPRGTLRQPLRLTGGTAELATTGVLCTGNGSSIATVEAFVGLGDPRFQRLVDRRVTFFELDTGHWPMLSAPDELATVLLKAAAGGGYRLDPAAGERPTHLRPFLLDVPEQPRERTGHVDLHLPEADGPRPAVVFVHGGPVPAGVAPTPRDWPAFIGYGRYVASLGAVGVTVDHRLHDVGDFERAAEDVAAAVERVRADPRVDPDRVALWFFSAGGLISADWIAAPPPWLRCVAASYPVLAPLANWGLTDTRFRPAAALRTAGALPIVLTRVGRERVEIAATVEEFLTAAAAHGRDIEVIDVPEGLHGFETTDPTEENRQAVHDAVRSVLTHLEA
- a CDS encoding SDR family NAD(P)-dependent oxidoreductase — protein: MAESVLISTPFTAASTAADVLRDLDLTGVRAIVTGGSSGIGTETARALTAAGAEVTLAVRNMAAGDTVAEAIGTSTGRARPQVARLDLADRTTVARFVTAWRGPLHLLINNAGVVTGGLERTGEGWELQFATNHLGHFALATGLHGALARGASDRDGARIVSVSSTAHMRSGIDFDDLHFEHRSYDPQVAYAQSKTANSLFAVEATRLWAPDGIVANAVNPGGVATGLQRNFTSRQRQSLDAAEAAGVFTYKTVEQGAATSIVAAVSPAFAHSGGHYLDDTQEAYTVPSDADLAQHPHGVKEWALDPATAERLWAVSTELLCARVPQSRTGRL
- a CDS encoding TetR/AcrR family transcriptional regulator encodes the protein MSSPDVGRPAPTVVDTSRRATVLDAALTTFARFGYRKTSMEEVAQAAHISRPGLYFLFSSKEVLFRAAVTQVLEHDIATVEHVLADTGRPLPERLVEAFDQWAGRYTGPLTRNVTEVIEANPGLLGEIVETAPRRFEELITDAIAVESGREAALAVARTMISASIGLKHQAPSREFFLERLKVAIDLLAR
- a CDS encoding ATP-binding protein — its product is MIVWLNGTHGAGKTTTGALVQQLIPDSRVFDAEKVGETLMDITPALPWTGNFQHWPPWRPLVVETARHVLDYTGGTLVMPMTVLVEQYWREISTGLAHHGIPVRHFVLHADQDTLRGRIAGDTVLGPDSPFRLQYLEPYAEAARTWLHAEAEVVDTTHLTPAQAALQIAEAVKS